The Candidatus Deferrimicrobiaceae bacterium genomic sequence CGTCGGTTCGCCGATCATCAGGTTGTATTTGCGCTTGACGTACTGCAGGATCGCCTCGTCCATCTTGTCGCCTGCGACGCGGACCGACTGGCTGTTGACGATGCCGCCCAGCGAAACGACGGCCACCTCGGTCGTGCCGCCGCCGATGTCGACGATCATGTTGCCCGACGGCTCGGTGATGGGCATGCCGGCGCCGATGGCGGCCGCCAGCGGCTCTTCGATGAGGTAGACCTCGCGGGCTCCGGCGCTTTGGGCGGATTCGCGGACGGCCCGGCGCTCGACCTCGGTGCAGCCGTAGGGGACGCAGATGATGATCCGGGGGCGAACCAGTGCGCGATGCTTGTGCGCCTTGCGGATGAAGTAGCGGAGCATGGCCTCGGTGACGCCGAAGTCGGCGATGACGCCGTCCTTGATCGGGCGGATGGCGACGATATTGCCGGGCGTGCGCCCGATCATCCGCTTGGCCTCGATGCCGACCGCGAGAACCTTCTTGGCGCCACGGCTGTCGCTCTGGACGGCGACGCAGGACGGCTCGGAGCAGATGATCCCCTCGCCTTTGACGTAGACGAGCGTCGTCGCGGTGCCGAGATCGATGGCGAGATCGTTCGAAAACAGGCCGAGCAGCCGGTCGAAAATCATATATCCCCCCAGGGAATTCGTTGAAGATGACGGTTTGAATGGTAGTCACTTATAATATCAAGCCCCCTGCTGCAATGCAATTCCCGTCCGCCATGCGACGGAATATCGTTGAATCGTGCGGCCTCCCGAATTAGCATAGAGTGTTCTCGACCGAACCATCATCCTCATCTGATAAAGGGGTACGCACTGCCATGCTCGACGTCCTCCGCCGGAACGCCGGCTCCTGGGTCATCAAGGTCATCCTCGGATTCATCGCGCTCACCTTCGTTTCCTGGGGCGTCTTCGTCGGCTTCTCCGACCAGACGCAAAGCGCCGCCGCGACCGTCGGAAAAGAAAAGATCTCGATGGCCGCGCTCGACCAGGCGGCCAACGCCATCGAAAAGAGCTACCGCGACGTCTACGGGCCGGCCTTCACGCCCGAGATGCAGAAGGCGCTCCGGATCAAGGATCAGGCGCTCGACTCCCTGATCCAGAAAGCGCTGCTGCTCGAAGACGCCCGCAAGATGGGGCTGACCGCCTCCGACACCGAGGTCCAGCGGGAAATCGCCGCTACCCCCTCCTTCCAGGAAGACGGCCAGTTCCGCGAAGACCGATATCGCAGCCTGCTCACCTACAACCGGATCTCCCCGTCCGAATACGAAGAGCAGAAACGGGAAGAGATCACGCTGCGCAAGTTCGAGGGGCTGTTCCATGCCGCGGGGCGCATTCCCGAGTCCGAAGGCCGCGACCGCTTCGAGACGCTGAACCGCAAGATCAGGCTCCTGGTAGCAGTCGCCGATCCCTCCGCCTTGCGGAACGTGCCCCCGCCCACCGAAAGCGAGATCGGCGCCCGGTACGCGACCGACAAGGAGCAGTTCCGGATTCCCGCCCGGGTGAAGCTGCTGGTCGCCCGTTTCGAGCCGGCCCGGTTCGGGGGCGATGCCGCCCCGCCGGAAGCCGAGATCCGGAAGTTTTACGAAGCCAACACCGACAAGTTCCGCACCGATGAAGAGCGGTTCGTATCCCGGATCGTGCTCCCCTACACGGCGAAGACCAAGGATAACGCTCAAAAGAAGGCCGCAGGGATGCTCGCCGAGGCAGGCAAGAGCAAGAGCGCATTCGACGCGCTGGCGAAGAAATCGGGCGGCAAGTCGGGAGAGCTCACGCTCAAGCGCAAGGGATCCGGCCCGGCTTCGGTTGTCGAAGCCGTCTTCGGGGGCCAGGTCGACTCGGTCGTCGGCCCGATCGATGCGGGCGACAGCATCCAGATCGTTCGCATCAACCGCATCAAGTTTCCGGAACCGCTTCCGCTCGCCCAGGTCCACGACCAGGTCGTCGCACTGCTTCGCACCGAAAAGGGGAAGGACGTGGTCGTGGTCAAAGCGTACGAGGCGCGCGGCAAGGCCACCACGTCCAAGGACCTGAAGGCCGTTGCGACCGGCTACGGCATCCCGACTGCGGAGACCGGCTGGCTGGGCGACAAGGAGACGGGCGGGCTTCCTCCCGCCGTCGTTCAGGAAGCGCTCATGCAACCGCTCCACGAGGTCGGACCGGTCAAGAGCGTCGGCGACGTCCACTACCTGTTCCAGGTCGCGGCCAAGGAAGACTCCCGGGTGCCGGCCCTTGCCGAGTTGCGCGACCGCCTGTCGGCGCTCGTGACCGCCGACAAGCGGCATGTCGCGGCAGTCGCGGCCGCCCGCAAGGTCGCTTCCGGCGCGAAATCGGCTGCCGACCTCGAACGGATCGCAAAGGCCGAGGGGCTCTCCGTCTCCACGACGCCCTTCTTCACACCCCTGTCCGGAACGCTCCCCGAAATGCTCAAGGGAATCCCTGCCAAGGACCGCAAGTCGCTGGCCATGCTCACCCCGAAATCTCCCGTAGTTTCCGGAGCGATCGAGGCGGGCGCTCGCACCATGGCCGTCGCCTTCATCGACGAACAGCCTGCCGACCCCAACGAATGGGCATCACGGAAAGAAGCATTTCTCCGCGACCTCGAGGAGAAGCGGCGCACCGAGCTTCTCGAAGCCTACGTCACGGCCCGCTACAAAGACGCGAAGGTCAAGAAAAACCCCGATGCCCTGAAGTAATCGATGCAGGGGGCCATGTCGGCACACCTCGTTCCCTCTCCGC encodes the following:
- a CDS encoding rod shape-determining protein gives rise to the protein MFDRLLGLFSNDLAIDLGTATTLVYVKGEGIICSEPSCVAVQSDSRGAKKVLAVGIEAKRMIGRTPGNIVAIRPIKDGVIADFGVTEAMLRYFIRKAHKHRALVRPRIIICVPYGCTEVERRAVRESAQSAGAREVYLIEEPLAAAIGAGMPITEPSGNMIVDIGGGTTEVAVVSLGGIVNSQSVRVAGDKMDEAILQYVKRKYNLMIGEPTAELIKVKIGNAFPGYKFSEGGDSIEVKGLDLVSGVPKALILHADEVREALSEPVRVIVDAVKGVFERTPPELAGDIYERGIVLAGGGALLRNLDALLREETGLPVSVAEDPLSCVVLGSGKALDELDLLRQVALG
- a CDS encoding SurA N-terminal domain-containing protein; translation: MLDVLRRNAGSWVIKVILGFIALTFVSWGVFVGFSDQTQSAAATVGKEKISMAALDQAANAIEKSYRDVYGPAFTPEMQKALRIKDQALDSLIQKALLLEDARKMGLTASDTEVQREIAATPSFQEDGQFREDRYRSLLTYNRISPSEYEEQKREEITLRKFEGLFHAAGRIPESEGRDRFETLNRKIRLLVAVADPSALRNVPPPTESEIGARYATDKEQFRIPARVKLLVARFEPARFGGDAAPPEAEIRKFYEANTDKFRTDEERFVSRIVLPYTAKTKDNAQKKAAGMLAEAGKSKSAFDALAKKSGGKSGELTLKRKGSGPASVVEAVFGGQVDSVVGPIDAGDSIQIVRINRIKFPEPLPLAQVHDQVVALLRTEKGKDVVVVKAYEARGKATTSKDLKAVATGYGIPTAETGWLGDKETGGLPPAVVQEALMQPLHEVGPVKSVGDVHYLFQVAAKEDSRVPALAELRDRLSALVTADKRHVAAVAAARKVASGAKSAADLERIAKAEGLSVSTTPFFTPLSGTLPEMLKGIPAKDRKSLAMLTPKSPVVSGAIEAGARTMAVAFIDEQPADPNEWASRKEAFLRDLEEKRRTELLEAYVTARYKDAKVKKNPDALK